One Phoenix dactylifera cultivar Barhee BC4 chromosome 8, palm_55x_up_171113_PBpolish2nd_filt_p, whole genome shotgun sequence genomic window carries:
- the LOC103709373 gene encoding protein LURP-one-related 6-like, with amino-acid sequence MGGSTNALPIVSKIFCSSSLTSLMVRKRPHVVHGGGFVVTDCSQNVAFVVDGCGTLGAKGELMLKDGDGEPILFIRRKGGIVQALSTRNKWNGYSMEYEGANKLIFSLTDPKSCLAMKKAIRIRVDPKGHNRDLEFEVNGSFVDKACTIRDCRGNVVAQVEVNELIGSKDFYYVVVQPGYDQAFVVGVIAILDNIHGESTRC; translated from the exons ATGGGTGGATCAACCAATGCTTTGCCTATTGTGAGCAAGATCTTTTGTTCCTCTTCCCTCACATCTTTGATGGTTAGGAAGAGGCCTCACGTTGTACATGGAGGCGGTTTTGTGGTCACTGATTGTAGTCAGAATGTGGCCTTCGTGGTAGATGGCTGTGGCACACTTGGTGCCAAGGGAGAGTTGATGTTGAAGGATGGTGATGGAGAACCTATTCTCTTCATTCGTAGGAAG GGAGGCATCGTTCAAGCTTTAAGCACTCGCAACAAATGGAATGGATACTCGATGGAGTACGAAGGAGCCAACAAGTTAATCTTTAGCTTGACCGATCCGAAGTCATGCCTTGCAATGAAGAAAGCAATTAGGATTCGAGTTGATCCGAAGGGCCACAACAGAGATTTGGAGTTTGAGGTTAATGGGTCCTTTGTGGATAAAGCTTGCACCATCAGAGATTGCAGAGGGAACGTTGTGGCGCAG GTGGAGGTAAACGAGTTGATTGGCAGCAAGGACTTCTACTATGTGGTTGTGCAGCCGGGCTACGACCAAGCCTTTGTTGTAGGGGTGATTGCAATTCTTGACAACATACATGGGGAGTCCACCAGGTGCTGA